The genomic interval GCCAGACGGTCGACCGGATCGAGGTGCGGGGTGCCGAGTTTCAGGCCAAAGTCCGGCGGGGCTTTTTAGAAGCGTTGTGATAAACCCTGCCCGAAGGTCAGGGTGAACACAAAAGCTCAGAAAAGCAAGTGATAAAGTCGTTTTTTAGTCCATTGAAAGGATGATTTCCGAATTAGAGGACTTTATCACATGGCTTTTGGAGCTGGCGAAGGAAGAATCCCGGTTCCGGTTGATCCGGGCGGCAGGCCGGAGCATTGAGGAGATTCACGCTGAGATGGCCGAAATCGTCATGTCCAAATTGCGTGGCGAATAAATATTCTTAAAAAAGGAGTGTGTGGGATGAAACTCGTCATTGCCATGATCCAGGATCAGGACGCCAATAAGCTCCTCGGAATCCTCTCGGAACACGGTTATTCCGCGACCAAACTGGCCAGCACCGGCGGTTTTCTGCGCCAGGGCAACACCACGCTGCTCATCGGGGTGGAGGACCAGCGGGTCCATGAACTGATGGAGCTGATCAAAGAAACCTCCAAGTCCCGAAAACAGTTGGTCACCCCCCTGGCGTCGGTCGGACGTTCCTTGAACAACTATATGACCGAGCCGGTGGAAGTGACGGTCGGCGGCGCCACGGTTTTTGTGGTGGCGGTGGAAGATTTCGCCAAAGTATAAGCGATCGCGGTTCGAAATTTCCATTGCGCGCTGGATGCCGGGATTTCTGGAACCGATCGCCTTTTCCGTAATTCTCTTGTCATACGAAGCGCGTTTGGCGTCGATAATGATCGTGTCGGAATTTATTTCGGAGAGAGATTCGCCTATCACGCCTTCGGCTTGGGGGCCGGAAAGTTCCCGCGGTCGTTGCTTCGCAAAGCGTCAGGCGAACGGTATGAAATGGGGTAGACTACGTGCAGATTAAGATCAACAATACCAATGCGCCGGAGAGTCCGCCCGTGGAGACCCGGATTCCGGGACCGGGGCGGACCGCCGAGTTTACACGCGCTTTGAGAGATTCGGACCGCGAGCACCGTCGCCAGATCTGCGATCAGTTGCTGGGCAAGATCGATGCTTTGAGCCGTGAGCTTAAGAATCACCCGACCCCGAAAGGATTCATGCGCTATCGCAGTCTGGTCAGTTCCTTTATGAAAGAAGCCCTTTCGCAATCCTACGAAGTCCGCAGCGAGACCCATTGGGACCGGGACGGGAATCGGAAGAGTCTGGTCGCGGTGAAGCGGATCAATACGGCGCTGGAAGAGATGATGGATGCCGTGGTGCAGAAGGAAAAGAGCCAAATCGATTTAGCGGCCAAATTTGACCAGATCCGGGGCTGGTTGTTGGATTTATACGTTTGAAATTAAGGAGTCGCCATGGCCCCGTTTTGCGTTTTTTCTGATATAATTGGGCATAAAGATATCATCCGGGCTCTGACCGCGGCCATCGCCACCGGACGCGTTGGACACGCCTACCTGTTTTTGGGTCCGGCGGGAATCGGCAAGAAGACGTTGGCCCTTGCCTTCGCGACCCGGCTGCTCTGCCGGGGCGAGGCTCCGGGACCCGATTGCGGATGCCCCTCTTGCAGCCGCTTGCGTTCGGGCAATCATCCCGATTTTACGGTGATAGAGGCGGAAGGGAACTCCATCAAGATTGAGCAGCTCCGGGAGCTTCAGCATCAGGTGTTCTTTCACCCCTTATTGGGGGAACGCAAGGTTTTTTTCTTCCCCGAGGCGGAACAATTGACGGAGGCCGCGGCCAACAGTTTTTTGAAAACCCTGGAGGAACCTCCGGCCGGGGTGCATTTTCTATTTACGGCAGTCCGGCCTGAATATATTCTGCCGACCATCCGGTCGCGCTGTCAGACGTATCAACTTTTTCCGGTACCCGCGCCGGAGATAGCCGGCTGGCTGATGGGCAAGGGTTATTCGGCGGAGGCGGCCGAAGCGCGCAGCGGAGTTGCGGAAGGGATTCCCGGGCGGGCGCTGACGGTTGACGGCGCGACACTGAGCGCGGCGAAATACGGCCGGATCGGCGAACTGCTGGACCAGGATTTATTACAGTTATTGAAGATCGCTAATGAATTTGAGAAGAAAGAGCGGAAAGAGGTCTTGGCTATCTTGCGGAACTGGGAAGCTCAGCTCCGGGAGGAATTGCTGGATCTGGAGGCAAAGCCGGCCGCTGCTCCGCCACAACATATCGTAATGGTCGCCAGATTGGAAAAATTGGGACAGACCATCCGCTGGATCGAGAGCAACGTCAATCTGCGCCTGGCGGTGGAGAACTTTTTTATCGCCGTGAAAACGGCGGGGAATCCGGATCATCGTTTACGAAGGGAATTGGTTTGATGATTAATATTGTGGGAGTCCGTTTCAAACAAGCGGGCAAGATTTATTATTTTGATCCGGCGGAACTGGAGGTGCAAGCCGGGGCGAATGTGATCGTCGAGACGGTGCGGGGGGTCGAATTCGGCCAGGTGATCGTCGGTCCGCGGCTGGTGCCGGATGAAAAAGTAACCCAGCCGCTGAAGAAGGTACTCCGGCTGGCCACCGCCGAGGATGAAGTCCAGCTTCGCGAGAATCATGAGAAGGAACAGAAGGCCTTCGGCATCTGCCAGGAGAAGATCGCCAAGCACAATCTGGAGATGAAACTGGTCGACGTCGAGTATACCTTCGACCGGAGCAAGATTATCTTTTATTTCACCGCGGACGGCCGGGTCGATTTTCGGGAGTTGGTCAAGGATCTGGCCACAGTCTTTAAGACCCGGATCGAGCTGCGCCAGATCGGCGTGCGGGACGAGGCCAAAATGCTGGGAGGACTCGGCCCGTGCGGCCGGCCGCTCTGCTGCGCCACGTTCCTGGGCGAATTTGAGCCGGTCTCGATTAAGATGGCCAAGGAGCAAAACCTTTCCTTGAATCCGGTCAAGATCTCCGGCATCTGCTCGCGTTTGATGTGTTGTTTGCGGTATGAATCATCCAGCTACCGGGATACCAAGGCCGACCTGCCATTGACCGGGAGCCGGGTCCGGGTCGACGGCCGCGAGGGCAAGATTGTCGAGACTCATCAGGCCAAGGAGTCGCTGTTAGTCCAGTTCGGGGATGGTTCCCGGAAAGAAGTGCTGCTGGCCGAGGTCGAGGAGATCCTGCTCGACAATGGCGCTAGTGAAAAGAAGAGCCCGGATCCGGGCGATAAAAATGTCTGACAAAATTGCTTGACAAGGGGGTTCGTCCTCCGTTATAATTTCTTTAAATAGCTTGAATATCCAAGAGCAATGAAGAGGATTAGTACGATGATAAGGTTGACAGAGAGCCGGTGGTTGGTGGGAACCGGTGACCCGAACATCCGAACTCCCCTCTGAGCTGCCAGCCCAACGAGTTTTCAAGTAGGCTGAGCCGGGGGAATGATTTTTCCAGCCCGTTACAGCGAAGACGTCTGTCCGTAATCTGCGGGATTGCGGCGGAGGTTGGCGGAGGCGCCGGCAGGATCAAGCGGCGTGAATTTGGGTGGTAACACGAGATTAAACCCTCGTCCCTTTGCAGGGACGAGGGTTTTTTTATTTTTCCGGGAAAATGACGAAGGAGGAATGAATGATGCGTCAGGTACAGATCTTTGATACTACGTTACGGGATGGTGAGCAATCCGCCGGAATAAACCTCAATGTGGAGGAGAAATTGCGGGTCGCCAGGCAATTGGCGCGATTGAACGTGGATGTGATCGAAGCGGGTTTCGCCATTGCCTCGCCGGGGGATTTCGAAGGCGTCCGGGCGATTGCCAGAGAAGTGAAAGGGGTAACCGTATGCTCGCTATCCCGGGCGCTCAAACCGGACATTGACCGGGCTTGGGAAGCGGTGCGGGAGGCCGAATCGCCCCTGATTCATACCTTTATCGCCACTTCCCCCATTCATATGCAGTATAAACTACAAAAAAATCCCGAGCAGGTATTGGAGATGGCGGTAGCCGCGGTCCGGCATGCCCGCGGTCTCTGCCCGCAAGTGGAATTTTCGGCCGAGGACGCCACCCGCAGCGAATGGGATTTTCTCTGCCGGATCTTCGGCGCGGTCATCGCGGCCGGCGCGACGGTGATCAACATCCCGGACACGGTGGGCTATATTATCCCGACCGAATTCGGAACGATGCTCCGGTATATTAAGGAACATACCCGGGGGATCGAAAAAGTCAAGCTCTCGGTACACTGCCATAACGACCTCGGCCTGGCGGTAGCCAACTCGCTGGCGGCGGTGGAGAACGGCGTCGATCAGGTGGAATGCACGATCAACGGTCTCGGGGAACGGGCCGGCAATGCCGCGCTGGAAGAAGTGGTAATGGCGCTTAAGACCCGCGCTGAGAATTTCCAGGCCGCAACCCGTATCCACACCGAGCAGCTCCACCGGACCAGCACTCTCGTGTCGACGTTGACCGGCAAGCCGGTGCAGCATAATAAGGCCATTGTCGGCTCCAATGCCTTCGCGCACGAGGCCGGCATCCATCAGGATGGCATCCTGAAGAACCGGATGACCTATGAGATCATGACTCCGGAGTCGGTTGGTCTGAGCCAGACCCAATTGGTGCTCGGAAAGCATTCGGGCCGACATGCGGTGAAGAACCGGCTGGAAGAATTGGGGTATACATTATCAGAACCTGAACTGGACCGGGCCTATGAACACTTCATCGAGCTGGCCGATAAGAAAAAAGAGGTTACGGACTCCGATCTGGAAGCTTTGGTGCGCAATCAGGTAGCGATGATGAAAGACCGGTTTGAACTGGATTACCTCCACGTCAGCACCGGAAATTCGACGATCCCCACCGCCACCGTGCGCTTGAAGGCCGACGGCGCTCTAGTGGAAGAAGCAGCCTGCGGCGATGGTCCCATCGATGCCATTTACAATGCGATCGACCGGATTACCGGAATTAAGGTGAAACTGGACGAATACAGCATTAAAGCGGTGACCTCGGGTCAGGATGCCCTGGGTGAGAGCACCGTAAAGGTCCGCGAGGACGGCCATGCTTACGTGGGACGCGGGCTTTCCACCGACATTATCGAGGCCAGTACCCTTGCCTATCTTCACGCGGTCAATAAGATTGCCGAGAAGTTAAAATGGGCCGAAGTATCGAACGGCTAAGAGAACTTTGGCAATAAACCATAGCGATGACTTATTCCCCGGAAGCGGCGCAAGCCGCTTTTTTTATTTCGTATTCCGGGATGAATGGGAGCGCTTTTGCGGTTACGCGAGAACCACATGGACGATGTAGGGCGATGTCACATATATAGTAAGGATGTTTTTGTGATTCTGGACATAGGGATGATATGTCTTGACAGGGTGATG from Hydrogenispora ethanolica carries:
- a CDS encoding PSP1 domain-containing protein → MINIVGVRFKQAGKIYYFDPAELEVQAGANVIVETVRGVEFGQVIVGPRLVPDEKVTQPLKKVLRLATAEDEVQLRENHEKEQKAFGICQEKIAKHNLEMKLVDVEYTFDRSKIIFYFTADGRVDFRELVKDLATVFKTRIELRQIGVRDEAKMLGGLGPCGRPLCCATFLGEFEPVSIKMAKEQNLSLNPVKISGICSRLMCCLRYESSSYRDTKADLPLTGSRVRVDGREGKIVETHQAKESLLVQFGDGSRKEVLLAEVEEILLDNGASEKKSPDPGDKNV
- the holB gene encoding DNA polymerase III subunit delta'; the protein is MAPFCVFSDIIGHKDIIRALTAAIATGRVGHAYLFLGPAGIGKKTLALAFATRLLCRGEAPGPDCGCPSCSRLRSGNHPDFTVIEAEGNSIKIEQLRELQHQVFFHPLLGERKVFFFPEAEQLTEAAANSFLKTLEEPPAGVHFLFTAVRPEYILPTIRSRCQTYQLFPVPAPEIAGWLMGKGYSAEAAEARSGVAEGIPGRALTVDGATLSAAKYGRIGELLDQDLLQLLKIANEFEKKERKEVLAILRNWEAQLREELLDLEAKPAAAPPQHIVMVARLEKLGQTIRWIESNVNLRLAVENFFIAVKTAGNPDHRLRRELV
- a CDS encoding 2-isopropylmalate synthase codes for the protein MMRQVQIFDTTLRDGEQSAGINLNVEEKLRVARQLARLNVDVIEAGFAIASPGDFEGVRAIAREVKGVTVCSLSRALKPDIDRAWEAVREAESPLIHTFIATSPIHMQYKLQKNPEQVLEMAVAAVRHARGLCPQVEFSAEDATRSEWDFLCRIFGAVIAAGATVINIPDTVGYIIPTEFGTMLRYIKEHTRGIEKVKLSVHCHNDLGLAVANSLAAVENGVDQVECTINGLGERAGNAALEEVVMALKTRAENFQAATRIHTEQLHRTSTLVSTLTGKPVQHNKAIVGSNAFAHEAGIHQDGILKNRMTYEIMTPESVGLSQTQLVLGKHSGRHAVKNRLEELGYTLSEPELDRAYEHFIELADKKKEVTDSDLEALVRNQVAMMKDRFELDYLHVSTGNSTIPTATVRLKADGALVEEAACGDGPIDAIYNAIDRITGIKVKLDEYSIKAVTSGQDALGESTVKVREDGHAYVGRGLSTDIIEASTLAYLHAVNKIAEKLKWAEVSNG
- a CDS encoding YaaR family protein — its product is MQIKINNTNAPESPPVETRIPGPGRTAEFTRALRDSDREHRRQICDQLLGKIDALSRELKNHPTPKGFMRYRSLVSSFMKEALSQSYEVRSETHWDRDGNRKSLVAVKRINTALEEMMDAVVQKEKSQIDLAAKFDQIRGWLLDLYV
- a CDS encoding cyclic-di-AMP receptor; amino-acid sequence: MKLVIAMIQDQDANKLLGILSEHGYSATKLASTGGFLRQGNTTLLIGVEDQRVHELMELIKETSKSRKQLVTPLASVGRSLNNYMTEPVEVTVGGATVFVVAVEDFAKV